From a single Pelmatolapia mariae isolate MD_Pm_ZW linkage group LG20, Pm_UMD_F_2, whole genome shotgun sequence genomic region:
- the ralgapb gene encoding ral GTPase-activating protein subunit beta isoform X6 produces the protein MYSEWRSLQLVVQSDQGHLSVLHTYPPSVGTEVANAVVKPLGTAVSPVATENILKTDKEVKWTMEVLCYGLTLPLEGDTVKLCVDVYTDWMMALVSPRDSMPQPVVKEPNMYVQTILKHLYNVFVPRPEQHSLNHIRLCQQVLTAVQKLARESVSMVRETWEVLLLFLLRINDTLLAPPTVGVGVAEKLAEKLMAVLFEVWLLACARCFPTPPYWKTAREMLANWRHHPPVVEQWSRVACALTSRLLRFTHGPSFPPFKVPDEDANLIPLEMDNDCVAQTWYRFLHMLSNPVDLSNPAVVSTTPKFQEQFLNSSGIPHEVVLHPCLKQLPQIFFRAMRGVSCLVDAFLGISRPRADSAPPTPVNRISMSPPPSITNTTPPHSRKQRHTVVTKTTSKSSAGSGGQPNKASQQQQQQQQQTSSSPTLLSSPNQSSWESRPLPAPARPKVNSILNLFGQWLFDAALVHCKLHSGLSRDPSMTAIATQVSLELRRKGSQMSTDSMVNNPMFDANEFPESYEAGRAEACGTLCRIFCSKKTGEEILPVYLSRFYMVLIQGLQISDFICRPVLASIILNSSSLFCTDLKGINVVVPYFIAALETIVPDRELSKFKMYVNPTDLRRASINILLAMLPLPHHFGNIKSEVLLEGKFNEEDGWPHDQPVSFLSLRLRLVNVLIGALQTETDPTNTQLILGAMLNIVQDSALLESIGAQTETGSIDGSHSTLRSQSHSRTNSGISFNSGGSTEATSPDSERPAQALLRDYALPDTAAGLLVRSIHLVTQRLNSQWRQDMSISLAALELLAGLAKVKVGVDSADRKRAVSSICGYIVFQCSRPAPLQSRDLHSMIVAAFQFLCVWLTEHPDMLDEKDCLVEVLEIVELGISGSKSRQEQEVRHKGEKEHNPASMRVKDAAEATLSCIMQVLGAFPSPSGPASTCSLLNEDTLIRYARLSATGASNFRYFVLDNSVILAMLEQPLGNEQNPSPSVTVLIRGTAGRHAWTMQLFHQPRGARANQRVFVPEGRPAPNNDVGIKYNVKQRPFPEEVDKIPLVKADVSIPDLDDIVSKELEVQHDKLRNLMTKQIEYENALERHSEEIWKSTPFPDPQTDCKPPPPSQEFQTARLLLSHLGFLSLEALKEPNNSRLPPHLIALESSLPGFFDDISYLDLLPCRPFDTVFIFYVKPGQKSSHEILRNVESSASVQPHFLEFLLSLGWPVDVGRHPGWTGHLDTSWSVNYCSDSNDVQAEEAGTPEDTGGSVFNGEKKVLYYADALTEIAFVVPSLTEHSEESSVHSDSTVEADTNSELMPGMLKQPNLTLELFPNHSESMESAKKLSPLVKAKRSSTGKSFPQLGPETKAFVVWVERFDDIENFPLTDLLAETSTGLEASMSNSTSCRSGLLEKDVPLIFIHPLKTGLFRIRLHGAVGKFGMVIPLVDGMVVSRRALGFLVRQTVINVCRRKRLESDLYNPPHVRRKQKITEIVQRYRNKQLEPEFYTSLFHEVGEGKPHL, from the exons ATGTACTCCGAGTGGCGCTCGTTGCAGTTGGTGGTGCAGAGTGACCAGGGCCACCTAAGTGTTTTGCACACCTATCCCCCAAGTGTGGGCACAGAGGTGGCAAATGCTGTGGTCAAACCTCTGGGCACAGCTGTAAGCCCGGTTGCCACAGAGAACATCCTCAAAACAGACAAAGAG GTGAAATGGACTATGGAGGTGCTCTGTTATGGCCTGACCCTCCCCTTAGAGGGGGACACTGTCAAGCTGTGTGTGGACGTGTACACAGACTGGATGATGGCCCTGGTGTCGCCTAGGGACTCGATGCCCCAGCCTGTGGTGAAGGAGCCCAACATGTATGTCCAGACTATTCTAAAGCATCTCTACAACGTCTTTGTACCAAG GCCTGAGCAGCATAGTCTGAACCACATCAGGCTTTGCCAGCAGGTTCTGACTGCAGTCCAGAAGCTGGCACGAGAGTCCGTTTCCATGGTGAGAGAGACCTGGGAGGTGCTGCTGCTCTTCCTTCTTCGCATCAATGACACCTTGCTCGCACCGCCCACAGTTGGAG tGGGGGTAGCTGAGAAACTGGCAGAGAAACTGATGGCAGTGTTGTTTGAGGTGTGGCTGCTGGCGTGTGCCCGCTGCTTTCCCACGCCGCCATATTGGAAGACAGCAAGGGAGATGCTGGCCAATTGGAGACATCATCCTCCTGTTGTAGAGCAGTGGAGCAGAGTAGCCTGTGCTTTGACCTCCAG ACTCCTGCGGTTTACTCATGGACCATCCTTCCCACCTTTTAAAGTTCCCGATGAGGATGCCAATTTGATTCCTTTAGAGATGGACAATGATTGCGTGGCCCAGACGTGGTACCGCTTTCTACACATGCTCAG CAACCCAGTGGACCTGAGCAACCCCGCAGTAGTAAGCACCACTCCAAAGTTTCAGGAACAGTTTCTCAATTCGAGCGGCATACCCCATGAAGTGGTGTTGCATCCATGTTTGAAACAACTACCCCAGATCTTCTTCAGGGCCATGCGGGGTGTCAGCTGCTTGGTGGATGCCTTCTTGG GCATATCACGTCCCAGGGCTGACAGTGCCCCGCCCACTCCAGTCAACAGAATTAGCATGTCGCCGCCGCCCTCAATCACCAACACCACGCCTCCTCATAGCCGCAAGCAGCGCCACACGGTGGTCACCAAAACTACAAGCAAGAGTTCAGCT GGGAGTGGTGGTCAGCCAAACAAAGCAtcgcagcagcaacagcagcagcagcagcagacttcGTCCTCCCCAACCCTTCTTTCCAGCCCCAACCAGAGCAGTTGGGAGTCTCGGCCCCTGCCAGCCCCAGCACGACCGAAGGTCAACAGCATCCTCAACCTGTTCGGCCAGTGGCTTTTCGACGCTGCTCTCGTCCACTGTAAGCTCCACAGCGGCCTCAGCCGAGACCCCAGCATGACGG CGATAGCCACTCAAGTGTCCTTGGAGCTGAGGAGGAAGGGTTCCCAAATGTCCACTGACTCTATGGTGAACAACCCAATGTTTGATGCCAATGAGTTCCCAGAGAGCTATGAAGCAGGACGGGCTGAGGCCTGTGGGACTCTGTGTCGCATCTTCTGTAGCAAAAAAACTGGAGAGGAGATTCTACCAGTTTACCTGTCGAG GTTCTACATGGTCCTGATTCAGGGTCTGCAGATTTCTGATTTCATCTGTAGACCAGTTTTGGCTTCTATCATTCTCAactcttcctctctcttctgTACTGACCTAAAGGGCATCAATGTGGTGGTGCCCTACTTCATAGCTGCGCTGGAGACCATTGTGCCAGACAG GGAACTGTCCAAATTTAAGATGTATGTAAATCCTACTGATCTGAGGAGAGCCTCCATCAACATCCTGCTTGCTATGCTCCCACTGCCACATCACTTTGGCAACATCAAATCAGAG GTTCTGTTGGAGGGCAAATTTAACGAGGAAGATGGCTGGCCTCATGACCAGCCTGTGTCTTTCCTTTCACTGAGGCTGCGTCTTGTCAATGTCCTCATAGGAGCTCTGCAGACAGAGACTGACCCCACCAACACACAGCTCATACTGG GTGCAATGCTAAATATTGTTCAAGACTCAGCTTTATTAGAGTCCATAGGCGCCCAGACTGAAACA GGGAGCATAGATGGCAGCCATTCAACCCTGAGGAGTCAGAGTCACAGCCGTACCAACAGTGGCATCAGCTTCAACAGTGGAGGCAGCACAGAGGCCACCAGCCCAGACTCTGAACGCCCTGCACAGGCACTGCTCCGTGACTATG CTCTTCCAGATACTGCGGCAGGCCTGCTGGTGCGCAGCATCCACCTGGTCACTCAGAGGCTCAACTCCCAGTGGAGGCAAGACATGAGCATTTCACTCGCTGCCCTGGAACTGCTGGCTGGGCTGGCCAAG GTGAAGGTGGGGGTCGACTCTGCAGACCGTAAACGTGCTGTCAGCTCGATATGTGGTTACATTGTGTTCCAGTGTAGCCGTCCAGCTCCTCTTCAATCCAGAGACCTCCACTCCATGATTGTAGCTGCCTTCCAGTTCCTGTGTGTGTGGCTCACAGAACACCCTGACATGTTAGATGAGAAA GACTGTTTGGTTGAGGTTTTGGAAATTGTGGAGTTGGGAATCTCAGGCAGTAAGTCCCGTCAGGAGCAAGAGGTTCGACATAAAGGGGAGAAGGAGCACAACCCGGCTTCCATGAGAGTGAAGGACGCTGCTGAGGCAACTTTGTCCTG TATCATGCAGGTGTTAGGGGCCTTCCCATCTCCCAGTGGGCCTGCGTCTACTTGCAGCCTGCTGAATGAAGATACTTTGATTCGCTATGCCAGACTCAGTGCCACAGGAGCCAGTAACTTCCGTTACTTTGTCCTGGACAACTCTGTCATCCTTGCAATGCTGGAGCAACCTCTTGGCAATGAGCAAA ACCCCAGTCCTTCTGTGACAGTTTTGATCCGGGGAACGGCTGGTCGACATGCCTGGACCATGCAGCTCTTCCATCAGCCGAGAGGGGCCAGGGCTAATCAGAGG GTGTTTGTTCCTGAAGGCCGTCCAGCACCCAACAATGATGTGGGGATTAAGTACAATGTGAAACAGAGGCCCTTCCCTGAGGAGGTGGATAAGATCCCTCTTGTCAAAGCTGATGTCAGTATCCCTGACCTGGATGACATTGTTAGTAAGGAG CTGGAAGTTCAGCACGACAAGCTTCGTAATCTGATGACCAAGCAGATAGAGTATGAGAACGCCTTGGAGCGACACAGTGAGGAAATCTGGAAGTCCACTCCTTTTCCTGACCCACAGACAGACTGCAAACCCCCTCCACCCTCACAGGAGTTCCAGACAGCACGTCTCCTCCTCTCCCACCTTGGCTTCTTGTCTCTGGAGGCACTTAAG GAACCCAACAACAGTCGTCTACCTCCTCACCTGATTGCCCTGGAGTCATCCTTGCCAGGATTTTTTGATGACATCAGCTACCTGGACCTGCTTCCCTGCCGACCTTTTGACACGGTCTTTATTTTCTATGTGAAACCTGGACAGAAAAGCAGTCATGAG ATCCTAAGGAATGTAGAGTCTTCGGCCAGCGTCCAGCCCCACTTCTTGGAGTTCCTGTTATCCTTGGGCTGGCCTGTGGATGTGGGACGCCACCCAGGCTGGACAGGACACTTGGACACCAGCTGGTCTGTGAATTACTGCTCTGATAGCAATGATGTACAAGCAG agGAAGCGGGTACACCGGAGGACACTGGTGGTTCGGTGTTCAACGGAGAGAAGAAAGTTTTGTACTATGCTGATGCTCTGACAGAAATCGCCTTTGTGGTTCCTTCTCTAACAGAACACTCAG AGGAGTCTTCAGTGCACAGTGACTCCACGGTGGAGGCAGACACCAACTCAGAACTCATGCCCGGTATGCTCAAACAACCCAATCTCACACTGGAACTGTTCCCCAACCATTCTGAAAGCATGGAGTCCGCTAAAAAG CTGAGTCCTTTAGTGAAGGCAAAGAGGTCATCGACTGGAAAATCCTTCCCCCAACTGGGGCCTGAAACAAAGGCGTTTGTGGTCTGGGTGGAGCGCTTTGATGATATTG agaaCTTCCCTTTGACCGACCTTTTAGCGGAAACCAGCACAGGCTTGGAAGCTAGCATGAGCAACAGCACTTCCTGCAG GTCGGGGTTACTAGAAAAAGACGTTCCTTTGATCTTCATCCACCCTCTGAAGACGGGACTCTTCAGGATCCGCTTGCATGGTGCTGTGGGTAAATTTGGCATGGTGATTCCTCTGGTGGACGGCATGGTGGTCAGCCGCAGAGCTCTTG GGTTCCTCGTGCGCCAAACGGTCATCAACGTATGCCGACGGAAGCGCCTGGAGAGCGACTTGTACAACCCTCCTCACGTGAGGCGGAAGCAGAAAATAACCGAAATTGTGCAGCGTTACCGCAACAAACAACTGGAGCCCGAGTTTTACACCTCGCTCTTCCATGAGGTGGGGGAGGGAAAGCCTCACCTCTAA
- the ralgapb gene encoding ral GTPase-activating protein subunit beta isoform X7 → MYSEWRSLQLVVQSDQGHLSVLHTYPPSVGTEVANAVVKPLGTAVSPVATENILKTDKEVKWTMEVLCYGLTLPLEGDTVKLCVDVYTDWMMALVSPRDSMPQPVVKEPNMYVQTILKHLYNVFVPRPEQHSLNHIRLCQQVLTAVQKLARESVSMVRETWEVLLLFLLRINDTLLAPPTVGVGVAEKLAEKLMAVLFEVWLLACARCFPTPPYWKTAREMLANWRHHPPVVEQWSRVACALTSRLLRFTHGPSFPPFKVPDEDANLIPLEMDNDCVAQTWYRFLHMLSNPVDLSNPAVVSTTPKFQEQFLNSSGIPHEVVLHPCLKQLPQIFFRAMRGVSCLVDAFLGISRPRADSAPPTPVNRISMSPPPSITNTTPPHSRKQRHTVVTKTTSKSSAGSGGQPNKASQQQQQQQQQTSSSPTLLSSPNQSSWESRPLPAPARPKVNSILNLFGQWLFDAALVHCKLHSGLSRDPSMTAIATQVSLELRRKGSQMSTDSMVNNPMFDANEFPESYEAGRAEACGTLCRIFCSKKTGEEILPVYLSRFYMVLIQGLQISDFICRPVLASIILNSSSLFCTDLKGINVVVPYFIAALETIVPDRELSKFKMYVNPTDLRRASINILLAMLPLPHHFGNIKSEVLLEGKFNEEDGWPHDQPVSFLSLRLRLVNVLIGALQTETDPTNTQLILGAMLNIVQDSALLESIGAQTETGSIDGSHSTLRSQSHSRTNSGISFNSGGSTEATSPDSERPAQALLRDYDTAAGLLVRSIHLVTQRLNSQWRQDMSISLAALELLAGLAKVKVGVDSADRKRAVSSICGYIVFQCSRPAPLQSRDLHSMIVAAFQFLCVWLTEHPDMLDEKDCLVEVLEIVELGISGSKSRQEQEVRHKGEKEHNPASMRVKDAAEATLSCIMQVLGAFPSPSGPASTCSLLNEDTLIRYARLSATGASNFRYFVLDNSVILAMLEQPLGNEQNPSPSVTVLIRGTAGRHAWTMQLFHQPRGARANQRVFVPEGRPAPNNDVGIKYNVKQRPFPEEVDKIPLVKADVSIPDLDDIVSKELEVQHDKLRNLMTKQIEYENALERHSEEIWKSTPFPDPQTDCKPPPPSQEFQTARLLLSHLGFLSLEALKEPNNSRLPPHLIALESSLPGFFDDISYLDLLPCRPFDTVFIFYVKPGQKSSHEILRNVESSASVQPHFLEFLLSLGWPVDVGRHPGWTGHLDTSWSVNYCSDSNDVQAEEAGTPEDTGGSVFNGEKKVLYYADALTEIAFVVPSLTEHSEESSVHSDSTVEADTNSELMPGMLKQPNLTLELFPNHSESMESAKKLSPLVKAKRSSTGKSFPQLGPETKAFVVWVERFDDIENFPLTDLLAETSTGLEASMSNSTSCRSGLLEKDVPLIFIHPLKTGLFRIRLHGAVGKFGMVIPLVDGMVVSRRALGFLVRQTVINVCRRKRLESDLYNPPHVRRKQKITEIVQRYRNKQLEPEFYTSLFHEVGEGKPHL, encoded by the exons ATGTACTCCGAGTGGCGCTCGTTGCAGTTGGTGGTGCAGAGTGACCAGGGCCACCTAAGTGTTTTGCACACCTATCCCCCAAGTGTGGGCACAGAGGTGGCAAATGCTGTGGTCAAACCTCTGGGCACAGCTGTAAGCCCGGTTGCCACAGAGAACATCCTCAAAACAGACAAAGAG GTGAAATGGACTATGGAGGTGCTCTGTTATGGCCTGACCCTCCCCTTAGAGGGGGACACTGTCAAGCTGTGTGTGGACGTGTACACAGACTGGATGATGGCCCTGGTGTCGCCTAGGGACTCGATGCCCCAGCCTGTGGTGAAGGAGCCCAACATGTATGTCCAGACTATTCTAAAGCATCTCTACAACGTCTTTGTACCAAG GCCTGAGCAGCATAGTCTGAACCACATCAGGCTTTGCCAGCAGGTTCTGACTGCAGTCCAGAAGCTGGCACGAGAGTCCGTTTCCATGGTGAGAGAGACCTGGGAGGTGCTGCTGCTCTTCCTTCTTCGCATCAATGACACCTTGCTCGCACCGCCCACAGTTGGAG tGGGGGTAGCTGAGAAACTGGCAGAGAAACTGATGGCAGTGTTGTTTGAGGTGTGGCTGCTGGCGTGTGCCCGCTGCTTTCCCACGCCGCCATATTGGAAGACAGCAAGGGAGATGCTGGCCAATTGGAGACATCATCCTCCTGTTGTAGAGCAGTGGAGCAGAGTAGCCTGTGCTTTGACCTCCAG ACTCCTGCGGTTTACTCATGGACCATCCTTCCCACCTTTTAAAGTTCCCGATGAGGATGCCAATTTGATTCCTTTAGAGATGGACAATGATTGCGTGGCCCAGACGTGGTACCGCTTTCTACACATGCTCAG CAACCCAGTGGACCTGAGCAACCCCGCAGTAGTAAGCACCACTCCAAAGTTTCAGGAACAGTTTCTCAATTCGAGCGGCATACCCCATGAAGTGGTGTTGCATCCATGTTTGAAACAACTACCCCAGATCTTCTTCAGGGCCATGCGGGGTGTCAGCTGCTTGGTGGATGCCTTCTTGG GCATATCACGTCCCAGGGCTGACAGTGCCCCGCCCACTCCAGTCAACAGAATTAGCATGTCGCCGCCGCCCTCAATCACCAACACCACGCCTCCTCATAGCCGCAAGCAGCGCCACACGGTGGTCACCAAAACTACAAGCAAGAGTTCAGCT GGGAGTGGTGGTCAGCCAAACAAAGCAtcgcagcagcaacagcagcagcagcagcagacttcGTCCTCCCCAACCCTTCTTTCCAGCCCCAACCAGAGCAGTTGGGAGTCTCGGCCCCTGCCAGCCCCAGCACGACCGAAGGTCAACAGCATCCTCAACCTGTTCGGCCAGTGGCTTTTCGACGCTGCTCTCGTCCACTGTAAGCTCCACAGCGGCCTCAGCCGAGACCCCAGCATGACGG CGATAGCCACTCAAGTGTCCTTGGAGCTGAGGAGGAAGGGTTCCCAAATGTCCACTGACTCTATGGTGAACAACCCAATGTTTGATGCCAATGAGTTCCCAGAGAGCTATGAAGCAGGACGGGCTGAGGCCTGTGGGACTCTGTGTCGCATCTTCTGTAGCAAAAAAACTGGAGAGGAGATTCTACCAGTTTACCTGTCGAG GTTCTACATGGTCCTGATTCAGGGTCTGCAGATTTCTGATTTCATCTGTAGACCAGTTTTGGCTTCTATCATTCTCAactcttcctctctcttctgTACTGACCTAAAGGGCATCAATGTGGTGGTGCCCTACTTCATAGCTGCGCTGGAGACCATTGTGCCAGACAG GGAACTGTCCAAATTTAAGATGTATGTAAATCCTACTGATCTGAGGAGAGCCTCCATCAACATCCTGCTTGCTATGCTCCCACTGCCACATCACTTTGGCAACATCAAATCAGAG GTTCTGTTGGAGGGCAAATTTAACGAGGAAGATGGCTGGCCTCATGACCAGCCTGTGTCTTTCCTTTCACTGAGGCTGCGTCTTGTCAATGTCCTCATAGGAGCTCTGCAGACAGAGACTGACCCCACCAACACACAGCTCATACTGG GTGCAATGCTAAATATTGTTCAAGACTCAGCTTTATTAGAGTCCATAGGCGCCCAGACTGAAACA GGGAGCATAGATGGCAGCCATTCAACCCTGAGGAGTCAGAGTCACAGCCGTACCAACAGTGGCATCAGCTTCAACAGTGGAGGCAGCACAGAGGCCACCAGCCCAGACTCTGAACGCCCTGCACAGGCACTGCTCCGTGACTATG ATACTGCGGCAGGCCTGCTGGTGCGCAGCATCCACCTGGTCACTCAGAGGCTCAACTCCCAGTGGAGGCAAGACATGAGCATTTCACTCGCTGCCCTGGAACTGCTGGCTGGGCTGGCCAAG GTGAAGGTGGGGGTCGACTCTGCAGACCGTAAACGTGCTGTCAGCTCGATATGTGGTTACATTGTGTTCCAGTGTAGCCGTCCAGCTCCTCTTCAATCCAGAGACCTCCACTCCATGATTGTAGCTGCCTTCCAGTTCCTGTGTGTGTGGCTCACAGAACACCCTGACATGTTAGATGAGAAA GACTGTTTGGTTGAGGTTTTGGAAATTGTGGAGTTGGGAATCTCAGGCAGTAAGTCCCGTCAGGAGCAAGAGGTTCGACATAAAGGGGAGAAGGAGCACAACCCGGCTTCCATGAGAGTGAAGGACGCTGCTGAGGCAACTTTGTCCTG TATCATGCAGGTGTTAGGGGCCTTCCCATCTCCCAGTGGGCCTGCGTCTACTTGCAGCCTGCTGAATGAAGATACTTTGATTCGCTATGCCAGACTCAGTGCCACAGGAGCCAGTAACTTCCGTTACTTTGTCCTGGACAACTCTGTCATCCTTGCAATGCTGGAGCAACCTCTTGGCAATGAGCAAA ACCCCAGTCCTTCTGTGACAGTTTTGATCCGGGGAACGGCTGGTCGACATGCCTGGACCATGCAGCTCTTCCATCAGCCGAGAGGGGCCAGGGCTAATCAGAGG GTGTTTGTTCCTGAAGGCCGTCCAGCACCCAACAATGATGTGGGGATTAAGTACAATGTGAAACAGAGGCCCTTCCCTGAGGAGGTGGATAAGATCCCTCTTGTCAAAGCTGATGTCAGTATCCCTGACCTGGATGACATTGTTAGTAAGGAG CTGGAAGTTCAGCACGACAAGCTTCGTAATCTGATGACCAAGCAGATAGAGTATGAGAACGCCTTGGAGCGACACAGTGAGGAAATCTGGAAGTCCACTCCTTTTCCTGACCCACAGACAGACTGCAAACCCCCTCCACCCTCACAGGAGTTCCAGACAGCACGTCTCCTCCTCTCCCACCTTGGCTTCTTGTCTCTGGAGGCACTTAAG GAACCCAACAACAGTCGTCTACCTCCTCACCTGATTGCCCTGGAGTCATCCTTGCCAGGATTTTTTGATGACATCAGCTACCTGGACCTGCTTCCCTGCCGACCTTTTGACACGGTCTTTATTTTCTATGTGAAACCTGGACAGAAAAGCAGTCATGAG ATCCTAAGGAATGTAGAGTCTTCGGCCAGCGTCCAGCCCCACTTCTTGGAGTTCCTGTTATCCTTGGGCTGGCCTGTGGATGTGGGACGCCACCCAGGCTGGACAGGACACTTGGACACCAGCTGGTCTGTGAATTACTGCTCTGATAGCAATGATGTACAAGCAG agGAAGCGGGTACACCGGAGGACACTGGTGGTTCGGTGTTCAACGGAGAGAAGAAAGTTTTGTACTATGCTGATGCTCTGACAGAAATCGCCTTTGTGGTTCCTTCTCTAACAGAACACTCAG AGGAGTCTTCAGTGCACAGTGACTCCACGGTGGAGGCAGACACCAACTCAGAACTCATGCCCGGTATGCTCAAACAACCCAATCTCACACTGGAACTGTTCCCCAACCATTCTGAAAGCATGGAGTCCGCTAAAAAG CTGAGTCCTTTAGTGAAGGCAAAGAGGTCATCGACTGGAAAATCCTTCCCCCAACTGGGGCCTGAAACAAAGGCGTTTGTGGTCTGGGTGGAGCGCTTTGATGATATTG agaaCTTCCCTTTGACCGACCTTTTAGCGGAAACCAGCACAGGCTTGGAAGCTAGCATGAGCAACAGCACTTCCTGCAG GTCGGGGTTACTAGAAAAAGACGTTCCTTTGATCTTCATCCACCCTCTGAAGACGGGACTCTTCAGGATCCGCTTGCATGGTGCTGTGGGTAAATTTGGCATGGTGATTCCTCTGGTGGACGGCATGGTGGTCAGCCGCAGAGCTCTTG GGTTCCTCGTGCGCCAAACGGTCATCAACGTATGCCGACGGAAGCGCCTGGAGAGCGACTTGTACAACCCTCCTCACGTGAGGCGGAAGCAGAAAATAACCGAAATTGTGCAGCGTTACCGCAACAAACAACTGGAGCCCGAGTTTTACACCTCGCTCTTCCATGAGGTGGGGGAGGGAAAGCCTCACCTCTAA